The Methanomassiliicoccales archaeon DNA segment GATATGAACGCACTCTCACGCATTATGCCAGGAATGTTCATGTCCATTCAATTCAATAGCAAACCTTGCCGAAATGACTATCTGGTTCGATAGTGAGAAACCATCTCTATCGGCATATCATTGTGGCCCAAGCCTCTCATTAGGAAAAATCTTTGCTAGCAAAATAGTTGTCTTCGCAATTGTTCAGTGGTCCCCTCTCTTCATTTACTGATCTATAAGGTCTTGGAAGTCTGGGCAACCAAACAACATTGTTTTCGATACCAGGAAGATAAAATTGTTCTGTTAGTGCTCTGATTTCATATTACTCTTGATATTACATTTGTTCTTGTCCGTGCCCACGTCGATGCGACAAGATTCGCAATCATCTTTCAAAACTCTCGCAATGGTTGTGTGCGAGACTCTCAATTCTCTTGCGATTTGTCTGTAGCTCAATCCCTTTAGGCGAAGTTCAAGTACCTTTTTTACATCGATCGATGCTTTTGTTCTTCCCAATGCCATTCCTCCCTTTTCAATGAGTCTCTCATACCTTTCCTTGATCGCTAACTGCCAATTCTCTGATGATCTTACTGGTGGGCCGATATATAACGAAGTGCGCTCATCTCTTTTTCAGTTGATCGGTTCTATCGTTTTAATAGATTATCCTGCCCGTTTGCCAGTAACACTATGTGGTACATGTCGATTGGATCCAGTTTTTTGGGAAACAGCTTTGAGGAGATCAAAAATTTTCCATAGTGCTTTAAGGCCGTCGCCACTGACAATGAGATGATTGGATTATACAGCCTCTATTTTTCCATATATCTAGAGACTCTTTTTTTCACGTAATGACCTGCAGGAAAACTCGCTTAGAAGATTATAATATCCCATACCCCAAATATCATATTATTGATGGTGAGGAAATGACTTACGAGATCGAACTCATATCTCCTGAAGAGAAAGATAGGCTTTATGAACAATATCAAGATAGATTCCTGTATACAAGGAAAGCGGAAATCTACGGCTGTTGCATTAAGCTTCTCACAGATCTGGAGCATGTAAAGGAAAGATGGGAAGACAATTTTTATACGATGAGTGAAAACGTTCGATCGCATGGTCGTATCATTGTTCTTGAAGAAAAAAACGGAAAGCCCCTTGTAAAATATGATCCTATGACAAAAACTGCATTCCTTTTCAACATCCAATACTATGGATGGGTGAAGAGCATCACGCTAGCCGTGGCGGGCGATGTATTAGAAGATGAACACAGAATTTATCACGTGCATGGTGCCGCGATTGATATCAAAGGGCGTGGTGTTTCAATCATAGCACCATCTAAAACTGGGAAAACGACCCACTCATGGGGACTTCTGAGGTTGCCGGAGGCCCGCCTTGTAACCGATGACTGGTACTTCGTTAGACTATCAACCAAAAGGCCGCTCGCCTTTGGATCTGAGAAGAACTGCTATGCTGAGGCGGATATCGGGCAAGTTTGGACAGAGTATCAATCGCTCATTGAAAGATCCAAATTTGATGACAAGGGACGGGCTATCGTCAATGTTCGTTGGGTTGTCGGGGACGGTGGCGTCATCCCGATGACATCGATCTACTATATTGTACTTCTAAAGAGGGATAGAAACGATCCCACAATAATCAAGGGACTTGACCCTGAGGAGGCACTCGATTATCTGCTTTCCAATGATTTGTGCAATCCTCACCAGCTTGTACGCGACAAAAGGAAAATGAACATTCGAACGAACTTCTTCAGAAGACTGCTTGAACAGTCAAAGGTCTACATAGTCAATACCACACAGACACCTCAAGAATCTCAGGACATCATCCGAAAAGCAGTTCTTCAATAATGATTATTCATAAGGAATAGTCGTTCAAAGCGGTGTGGTTGTCATGAATGTGCTAATTATGATGACTGGTCGCAGCGTTTGGGGGGGATTTAATTCGGTCTGGGCTATTATCCGAAAACATGGCTTTATCCCAGAAGTCATCTACATACTCACTACGCAAGAAGAAAGTGAAGAAGCCAACATTTTGGAAAAGATGCTGGCAGTTTTGATAAGGGGACATGGTCTAATTCCAAAGACATCGATTGAGGTTATCAAAGGTGATGAGATTAGGGAAGTTTCCGAGAGGGTAAGGAAAATCGCTAGGGATCACAAAGAAAAAGGAGATAAGATCGCGCTCGACGTAACTCCTGGTAGGAAGATTGTTGTGCTAGGATCGGTCTTCGCCGGATGGAGCAAAGAGATATTTGATCATATTTTTTATTTATATATGGATTCACTCTTCAACGCGAAAAGACCCTATCTTCTCATTCCCATATCGACGCAGCATCTTCATGAGATCATATCGGAGGTCAAGTGATGAACACGATCGTATGCAAGGATTTCCTGATGGCTGTTATGAACAATGCACTTTTGCAAGAAGTTGATAGATTCGTCGTTCATTCAGACCTTCTGGATTTAGATCTCCTGAAAATTGATCTTCGCAAGAAAAGGATAGAACGCGTGGTAGAAAGGAACGACTTCGACGAGGCGACCTCACAAATCCGTAGTAAACTATCAACCGAATACCTAAGGGAAGAGATACCTGACTATTCGGATCTGAAAGAGGTCTTTCAAGGATCCCTGCAAGCTCCATTGAATCTCGAAGACTTATTAGTTGAGCTCGAAGAGATCGAAAGAAGGATGTGCGATCCCCTAAAGTACCCGCGATTGAAATGCATAGGGGTCGATACGAATATCGCCTACAAACGGTTGCTAAGCAGGCTTCGGTTTCATCGTAATTTCCGACGTTTGGATGACAAGGGCAAATCAAAGAA contains these protein-coding regions:
- a CDS encoding helix-turn-helix domain-containing protein produces the protein MALGRTKASIDVKKVLELRLKGLSYRQIARELRVSHTTIARVLKDDCESCRIDVGTDKNKCNIKSNMKSEH